A window from Cellvibrio zantedeschiae encodes these proteins:
- a CDS encoding TolB family protein: MNIRIVKFGMAGLLAMTYSIASWAESLGQFANHTDVGAVKHAGKVVYDPAQQTYKISASGKNMWGAEDQLHYAFNQIAGDFIVQAQVAFEGEGVDPHRKIGWNVRSSLDTASPNINTAIHGDGLVSLQFRETSGGETDQYPMQIKAANVIQLERRGDTYIFSAAKKGEPFQITSVSHVKLGEKVYVGLALTAHNADVVETAIASNVRITIPAAKDFKPYKDYIGSNLEILDLTTGNSRIVFRAPDSIQAPNWTHDGKSLIYNSNGLLYNFDIASGKPTVINTGYAKYNNNDHVLSWDGKQIGISSHVKEDSNNSTLYTLPIKGSSKPVQINATGAGHSYLHGFSPDDKKLVFTGQRNGTFNIFTIDLKTKKETQLTTSPALDDGAEYTPDGKYIYFNSNRTGLMQLWRMLADGSKQEQLTFDNHNNWFPHVSPDGKKIVFLSYMTDIDPNEHPFYRHVYLREMPIDGGEAKIIAYVYGGQGTINVPSWSPDGTKIAFVSNTKM; encoded by the coding sequence ATGAATATAAGAATAGTTAAATTCGGCATGGCAGGTTTATTGGCAATGACATATTCAATCGCAAGCTGGGCAGAGTCACTTGGGCAGTTTGCGAATCACACCGATGTAGGTGCAGTTAAGCACGCGGGTAAAGTAGTTTATGACCCGGCGCAGCAGACCTACAAAATCAGCGCGTCTGGCAAAAACATGTGGGGCGCTGAAGACCAATTGCATTACGCCTTCAATCAGATCGCTGGCGATTTTATCGTGCAAGCGCAAGTTGCGTTTGAAGGTGAGGGCGTAGATCCCCACCGCAAAATTGGCTGGAATGTTCGCAGCAGTTTGGATACAGCATCTCCCAACATCAACACGGCAATTCATGGCGATGGTCTGGTTTCTTTGCAGTTCCGTGAAACATCTGGCGGCGAAACTGATCAATACCCAATGCAAATAAAAGCGGCGAATGTTATTCAGCTTGAGCGCCGCGGCGATACTTATATTTTTAGCGCAGCAAAAAAAGGCGAGCCGTTTCAGATTACGTCTGTTTCCCATGTGAAGTTGGGCGAAAAAGTCTATGTAGGTTTGGCTTTGACTGCGCACAACGCCGATGTGGTTGAAACTGCCATTGCTTCAAATGTGCGAATTACAATTCCTGCGGCTAAGGATTTCAAACCTTACAAAGATTACATTGGCAGCAATTTGGAAATTCTGGATTTAACCACGGGCAATAGCCGAATTGTGTTCCGCGCACCCGATTCAATCCAGGCACCGAATTGGACGCACGATGGAAAGTCACTTATTTATAATTCAAATGGTTTGCTTTACAACTTTGACATCGCCAGTGGAAAACCCACGGTAATAAACACGGGTTATGCGAAATACAATAACAATGATCATGTCTTGTCCTGGGATGGCAAGCAAATTGGTATTAGCAGTCATGTGAAAGAAGATAGCAACAATTCAACGCTCTATACCCTGCCTATTAAGGGCAGTAGCAAGCCTGTACAAATCAATGCAACGGGTGCGGGTCATTCGTATCTACACGGTTTTTCACCGGACGATAAAAAACTGGTATTCACTGGTCAGCGCAATGGTACGTTTAATATTTTTACCATTGATTTAAAAACCAAAAAAGAAACACAGCTAACAACATCTCCTGCGTTGGATGATGGCGCAGAATATACGCCTGATGGTAAGTATATTTATTTCAACTCTAATCGTACCGGTTTGATGCAATTGTGGCGCATGCTTGCAGACGGCAGTAAACAAGAGCAACTGACCTTCGACAATCACAACAATTGGTTTCCCCATGTTTCTCCCGATGGTAAAAAAATTGTGTTCTTGTCTTATATGACCGATATAGATCCCAACGAGCATCCGTTTTATCGTCACGTTTATTTACGTGAGATGCCGATTGATGGCGGTGAAGCAAAAATTATTGCTTACGTTTACGGGGGGCAAGGCACAATCAACGTTCCCAGTTGGTCGCCCGATGGAACCAAAATTGCGTTCGTTAGCAATACCAAAATGTAA
- a CDS encoding putative DNA modification/repair radical SAM protein produces the protein MGNILEKLTILSDAAKYDASCSSSGSKRANHNKGLGDATGMGICHSYTEDGRCVSLLKILLTNHCIYDCAYCVSRRSNDVKRAGFTVEEVVDLTINFYRRNYIEGLFLSSGIFKSADNTMERLVRVAKTLRTTHNFNGYIHLKAIPGASPELLHEAGLYADRLSVNIEIPSEMNLKKVAPEKNYTDIITPMNYLTEEKFRYTDDKKHFKKTPLFLPAGQSTQLIVGATSENDHQILQLADNLYNTQKLKRVYYSGYVPIKTDNRVPLLSAPPLIRENRIYQADWLLRFYKFGVGDIVNDQYPNLDLEVDPKVSYALRNPHLFPVDINHADYEMILRIPGVGVKSAQKIVSSRIHQRLHMDHLQQMGVALKRARYFIQCPGAPVQRKDLQMHDLRQLLIADKTVQKTQMSLFG, from the coding sequence GTGGGCAACATATTAGAAAAGCTGACAATCTTGTCAGATGCAGCCAAATACGATGCATCCTGTTCCTCCAGTGGCAGCAAACGCGCCAATCACAATAAAGGCTTGGGCGACGCCACCGGCATGGGGATTTGCCACAGTTATACGGAAGACGGGCGTTGTGTTTCGCTGCTGAAAATCCTCTTAACCAACCACTGCATTTACGATTGCGCCTACTGTGTAAGCCGACGCAGCAACGATGTAAAGCGCGCAGGCTTTACGGTAGAAGAAGTTGTGGATTTAACGATTAATTTTTATCGCCGCAATTACATTGAAGGCTTGTTTTTAAGCTCGGGGATTTTTAAAAGCGCCGACAACACCATGGAGCGTTTGGTACGCGTTGCCAAAACCTTGCGCACCACACACAACTTTAATGGCTATATACATTTAAAGGCGATTCCCGGCGCAAGCCCCGAGTTATTACATGAAGCCGGCCTCTACGCTGACCGCTTAAGTGTGAATATTGAAATTCCCTCAGAGATGAACCTTAAAAAAGTCGCGCCGGAAAAAAATTACACCGATATCATCACACCCATGAATTATTTGACGGAGGAAAAATTTCGCTACACCGACGACAAAAAGCATTTTAAGAAAACGCCGTTGTTTTTACCGGCAGGCCAAAGCACGCAATTGATTGTGGGTGCGACATCGGAAAACGACCACCAAATTTTGCAGCTTGCCGATAACCTCTACAACACACAAAAATTAAAGCGGGTTTATTACTCTGGCTATGTGCCGATTAAAACAGATAATCGCGTTCCCCTGCTTTCGGCGCCGCCGTTAATTCGCGAAAACCGAATCTATCAAGCCGATTGGTTGCTGCGTTTTTATAAATTTGGCGTGGGCGATATAGTCAATGACCAATATCCGAATCTTGATTTGGAAGTAGACCCGAAAGTCAGTTACGCGCTGCGCAATCCGCATTTGTTTCCAGTAGATATTAACCATGCAGATTACGAAATGATTTTGCGAATCCCTGGTGTTGGAGTGAAATCTGCCCAGAAAATTGTAAGCTCGCGTATTCATCAGCGTTTACATATGGATCACTTACAGCAAATGGGCGTAGCGCTAAAACGCGCGCGTTATTTTATTCAATGCCCCGGCGCACCCGTGCAACGAAAAGATTTGCAGAT
- a CDS encoding MerR family transcriptional regulator has translation MLLKVGQLAKQVCLSVRTLHHYDEIGLLSPSVRTDAGHRLYNTKDISRLHRIQALKQLGIPLQKIADIIQENSQPLPDIIAQQIANLERELEQATQLKAKLIKLQENLNTAHEPDIAGWLDTLALMNVYEKYLTAEEIEELNSHAFAVKHEIDHEWPEMVKKLQAMMDKKVPADADEVTEFVILWTEKLERLVGHNPNLLLKIHFMSNETEMRIQRGISQEMTAYLGEAMSALHQKIFTKYLSPEQIQLLNKNRQKNKEDWPPLIAAIREKMQAGVDSESEEVKPLAMKWKTLFETSATGGDPDIAERLRLAYEREPLLIQGTGLDQELFTYIRQAMDGL, from the coding sequence ATGTTGTTGAAGGTTGGTCAGTTAGCAAAACAAGTTTGCTTAAGTGTTCGCACGCTGCATCACTATGATGAAATTGGTTTACTTTCACCCTCTGTACGTACCGATGCTGGGCACAGACTTTACAACACCAAAGATATTTCCCGTTTGCATCGCATTCAGGCGCTCAAACAACTTGGAATTCCGCTTCAAAAAATTGCTGACATTATTCAGGAAAATTCTCAACCTCTGCCAGATATTATCGCGCAACAAATTGCCAATCTTGAACGCGAGCTTGAACAAGCCACACAACTTAAGGCCAAGCTCATTAAGTTACAGGAAAATCTGAACACAGCACATGAGCCGGATATAGCGGGCTGGCTTGATACTTTGGCGTTAATGAATGTCTACGAAAAATATTTAACAGCAGAAGAAATTGAAGAGCTGAATAGCCATGCGTTTGCCGTCAAACATGAAATCGACCACGAATGGCCGGAGATGGTTAAAAAGCTACAGGCGATGATGGATAAAAAAGTGCCAGCTGATGCTGACGAGGTGACAGAGTTTGTTATTCTGTGGACGGAAAAGCTGGAGCGTTTGGTTGGGCATAATCCCAATTTATTATTAAAAATTCATTTCATGTCGAATGAAACTGAAATGCGAATACAGCGCGGTATTAGTCAGGAGATGACAGCGTATCTCGGTGAAGCTATGAGTGCTTTGCACCAGAAGATTTTCACCAAATATCTCTCGCCCGAACAAATACAGTTGCTGAATAAAAATCGACAAAAAAATAAAGAAGACTGGCCACCGCTCATTGCGGCAATTCGTGAAAAAATGCAGGCCGGCGTTGATTCCGAAAGTGAAGAAGTTAAGCCGCTTGCGATGAAATGGAAAACATTATTTGAAACATCCGCAACGGGTGGTGATCCGGACATTGCGGAAAGATTGCGTCTGGCATACGAGCGTGAACCTTTGCTTATTCAGGGCACTGGTCTTGATCAGGAGTTGTTTACCTATATTCGTCAGGCTATGGATGGCTTATGA
- a CDS encoding MHYT domain-containing protein, which produces MQNLFVVDIDPATLIHGTYNPWLVTLSILIAIGSSYIGLQIAAMASRAPKGMHAQIALLTGSLAMGGGIWSMHFIGMLAFRLGDHVHYDPLITLASMAPSVFASWVALQMLSSESISQKRLLLGGVLVGAGIGTMHYSGMAAMHMSMTLKYDPVWFGVSILVAVMLAIIALWIRFGLREQRQLTYLQKNLLASVVMGFAIAGMHYTGMKAARFFGTLNNATEITENHIFLASIITATTIALSVFALAGNLLLRYRQLYTQLQGSESRLREREQQYSSLISNMPGITFRCELAPPWRTFFISDAVQRLTGWNAEDFMSGRINIGDVIHPDDIARIDKQLQDALRNKRSLHCEYRVIHKDGREHWVSETSCGVYDESDKPVWIDGVIIDISDSILRANEFEGVVQAIGRGLAVAEFDMDGFIIAVNDNFLRLTGYSKEELAGRHHRILCSEEESGSADYKIFWENLKAGKFQSGEYRRIGRQGNSIWIQAAYNPILDVGGKPWKVFKVAIDLTDRKAMEHDLLIAKDRAEQAAVAKGMFLANMSHEIRTPMNAIIGFTELLMDSPLNALQQKHMQTVRYSARSLLGLLNDILDTAKMERGALELDKRPFSLRQLCEQIIAEQQLQADKKGLALILDYPNGTHDYLIGDELRVRQILVNIIGNAVKFTLKGEVRLEVDNMYKGVQLQVIDTGIGIAADRIEHIFTPFTQADASMARRFGGTGLGTSIARQLSELMGGTINVTSTEGQGSRFTIKLPLTVASPQVRPEKHTGAQLPPLKILIADDVPQNIELLELMLKRDGHQVRSASNGLDAWTKFQEEIFDLILMDIQMPDVDGLQASKIIREWEKLQHRNSIPIIALTASVLPKDRQDAYDAGMNGFASKPIDKTALYAEMASCLSLNVANPQSTTNNNRPVDSKPVLIDTATAEARWGDSDRLYKAIAQFCEEIKRNPLFADSKNSQALAHRFKGAAANLGLNQVTKILAEIEQNPKPEPTQLASLALALSEVETHVRNRTPVPSQTQKANSEVPLALLQRIADTCKHSAIDDESLGELKKLLSEADWSQLENALDQFDFDAATALLEEWMSSANWVKRPN; this is translated from the coding sequence ATGCAGAATCTTTTTGTCGTCGACATCGACCCCGCCACACTTATCCATGGAACTTACAATCCTTGGTTGGTCACCCTTTCTATTTTGATTGCTATTGGCTCGTCCTATATCGGCTTACAAATCGCGGCCATGGCAAGCCGGGCACCCAAAGGTATGCATGCACAGATTGCATTGCTAACGGGTTCATTGGCGATGGGTGGCGGTATTTGGTCCATGCACTTCATTGGCATGCTCGCATTTCGCCTGGGCGACCATGTTCACTACGACCCGCTGATTACGCTCGCCTCCATGGCACCATCAGTATTTGCATCCTGGGTTGCGTTACAAATGCTGTCGAGCGAATCCATAAGCCAAAAGCGGTTACTGCTGGGTGGGGTGCTTGTAGGCGCAGGTATTGGCACCATGCATTACTCCGGCATGGCCGCTATGCACATGAGCATGACGCTTAAGTACGACCCTGTTTGGTTTGGCGTTTCAATTCTGGTTGCCGTTATGCTGGCCATAATTGCGCTATGGATTCGCTTTGGTTTGCGCGAGCAGCGTCAGCTGACTTACCTGCAAAAGAACCTGCTCGCCAGTGTGGTAATGGGCTTTGCGATTGCAGGCATGCATTACACCGGTATGAAAGCTGCGCGTTTTTTTGGAACGCTGAACAATGCCACCGAGATCACTGAAAACCATATCTTCCTTGCCTCTATCATCACTGCCACCACTATCGCCTTAAGCGTATTTGCGCTTGCGGGTAACCTGCTGCTGCGTTATCGCCAACTTTACACCCAGCTGCAGGGCAGCGAATCGCGGTTGCGCGAACGCGAACAGCAATACAGCAGTTTAATTAGCAACATGCCGGGCATTACCTTTCGCTGCGAACTGGCTCCGCCCTGGCGCACTTTTTTTATAAGCGACGCGGTGCAACGGCTCACTGGCTGGAATGCAGAAGATTTTATGTCGGGCCGCATCAACATCGGCGATGTTATTCACCCGGATGACATAGCGCGCATCGACAAACAATTACAGGACGCCCTGCGCAACAAACGCTCGCTGCATTGCGAATACCGCGTCATCCATAAAGATGGCAGAGAACACTGGGTTTCTGAAACCTCCTGCGGTGTTTACGACGAGTCAGACAAACCCGTATGGATCGACGGGGTGATTATCGATATCTCGGATTCAATCTTGCGCGCGAATGAATTTGAAGGCGTGGTACAAGCTATTGGACGTGGGCTCGCCGTAGCCGAATTTGATATGGATGGTTTTATCATCGCCGTAAACGATAATTTTTTGCGGCTTACGGGTTACAGCAAAGAAGAACTTGCGGGGCGTCACCATCGCATTCTGTGTTCGGAAGAAGAATCCGGCAGCGCAGACTACAAAATTTTTTGGGAAAATCTCAAGGCGGGCAAATTCCAAAGCGGCGAATATAGGCGCATTGGTCGCCAAGGTAACTCAATCTGGATTCAGGCCGCCTATAACCCGATTTTGGATGTAGGCGGAAAACCCTGGAAAGTCTTTAAAGTTGCCATAGACCTCACCGATCGCAAAGCCATGGAGCACGACCTGCTTATCGCCAAAGACCGCGCCGAGCAAGCCGCCGTAGCCAAGGGCATGTTCCTCGCCAATATGAGCCACGAAATTCGCACCCCCATGAACGCGATTATTGGCTTTACCGAACTGCTCATGGATTCGCCGCTCAACGCCCTTCAGCAAAAACACATGCAGACGGTTCGCTATTCCGCGCGTTCACTGCTCGGCTTGCTAAACGATATTCTGGATACCGCAAAGATGGAGCGCGGTGCACTCGAGCTGGACAAACGCCCTTTTTCCCTTCGCCAATTGTGCGAGCAGATAATCGCCGAGCAGCAATTGCAGGCCGATAAAAAAGGCTTGGCCTTGATTTTGGATTACCCGAATGGAACCCACGATTATCTGATAGGAGACGAGCTACGCGTTCGCCAAATCCTGGTCAATATCATTGGCAACGCGGTTAAATTCACCCTGAAAGGCGAAGTTCGGCTTGAGGTGGATAACATGTATAAAGGTGTACAACTGCAAGTTATCGATACCGGCATAGGCATAGCTGCCGACCGCATCGAGCACATTTTCACACCCTTTACCCAAGCCGATGCCTCCATGGCCCGTCGTTTTGGCGGCACAGGTTTAGGCACGTCTATTGCCCGCCAACTCTCGGAACTCATGGGTGGCACCATCAATGTCACCAGCACCGAGGGCCAGGGAAGCCGCTTTACCATCAAGTTGCCGCTTACGGTCGCAAGCCCCCAAGTCCGCCCGGAAAAACACACAGGTGCGCAGCTTCCGCCACTAAAAATCCTGATTGCAGATGATGTACCGCAAAACATTGAGCTACTGGAATTAATGCTCAAGCGCGATGGGCATCAAGTACGCAGCGCCAGCAATGGCCTGGACGCCTGGACCAAATTTCAAGAGGAAATCTTCGACCTTATTCTTATGGATATCCAAATGCCGGATGTGGACGGCCTGCAAGCGAGCAAAATTATTCGCGAATGGGAAAAATTGCAGCATCGCAACTCCATTCCTATCATCGCCCTTACCGCCAGTGTACTGCCCAAAGATCGGCAGGATGCCTACGATGCAGGCATGAATGGTTTTGCCTCCAAGCCTATCGACAAAACCGCGCTCTATGCCGAAATGGCCAGCTGCCTAAGCCTGAATGTTGCCAACCCGCAATCAACAACAAACAATAATCGCCCAGTAGATTCAAAGCCTGTGCTAATAGATACAGCCACTGCCGAGGCGCGCTGGGGCGATAGCGACCGATTGTATAAAGCGATCGCTCAATTTTGTGAAGAAATCAAACGCAATCCGCTATTCGCAGATAGCAAAAACAGCCAGGCCCTCGCACACAGATTCAAAGGCGCAGCCGCCAACCTTGGCCTTAATCAAGTGACAAAAATATTGGCGGAGATAGAACAAAATCCAAAGCCGGAGCCAACACAACTTGCATCACTTGCACTGGCGTTAAGCGAAGTAGAAACACACGTTCGCAATCGCACACCGGTACCCTCGCAAACGCAAAAAGCTAACAGCGAAGTTCCACTCGCTTTACTTCAACGCATCGCCGACACCTGCAAACATTCTGCAATTGATGACGAAAGCTTGGGTGAATTAAAAAAATTATTGTCAGAAGCAGATTGGTCGCAATTGGAAAACGCGCTTGATCAATTTGATTTCGATGCAGCAACTGCGTTGCTGGAAGAATGGATGAGTTCAGCCAACTGGGTTAAACGACCAAATTAA
- a CDS encoding response regulator produces the protein MITHRDSRPIILVVDDEPLNLQVLRQILQHDYQLIFARDGEKAIALAQAEQPQLILLDIMMPGLTGLESCQRLKQNPDTQSIPVIFVTALADDRDETEGFAVGCVDYITKPVSAPIVLARIKSQLSLVSAKILRETRLQIIQRLGRAAEYKDNETGLHVIRMSHFAREIALAAGMSAVDAEELFNAAPMHDVGKMGIPDAVLQKPGKLTPDEWEIMKTHAQVGAEIIGDDSSTLLQLASRIALYHHEKWDGNGYPHGLAGEAIPLEARIVALADVFDALTSKRPYKEPWSIEDTTNYILNESNKQFDPELVKAFQIALPKIIAIRAGLLDP, from the coding sequence ATGATCACACATCGCGATAGCCGCCCAATTATTTTAGTCGTCGATGACGAACCACTTAACCTGCAAGTGTTGCGGCAAATATTGCAGCATGATTACCAACTGATTTTTGCCCGCGACGGCGAGAAGGCCATAGCACTCGCACAAGCTGAACAGCCGCAATTAATTTTACTCGACATTATGATGCCCGGCCTCACCGGATTGGAATCTTGCCAGCGCCTCAAACAAAATCCGGATACGCAAAGTATTCCCGTTATATTTGTGACTGCACTTGCAGATGACCGCGACGAAACAGAAGGCTTTGCTGTGGGCTGTGTGGATTACATTACCAAACCTGTGAGCGCGCCCATTGTGCTCGCGCGAATTAAATCCCAACTGTCGTTAGTCAGCGCAAAAATATTGCGCGAAACCCGTTTGCAAATTATTCAGCGGCTAGGCCGCGCCGCCGAATACAAAGATAACGAAACAGGTTTACATGTAATCCGCATGAGCCATTTCGCACGCGAAATCGCCTTGGCCGCCGGTATGAGCGCAGTAGATGCAGAAGAATTATTTAATGCAGCACCCATGCACGACGTCGGCAAAATGGGCATCCCCGACGCGGTTCTACAAAAGCCCGGCAAGCTCACACCCGACGAATGGGAAATCATGAAAACCCACGCACAGGTCGGCGCAGAAATTATTGGCGACGACAGCTCAACACTTTTACAACTGGCCAGCCGCATTGCGCTCTATCATCACGAAAAATGGGATGGCAACGGCTACCCACATGGATTAGCCGGCGAAGCTATTCCACTTGAAGCACGCATAGTTGCACTCGCCGATGTATTCGATGCACTCACCAGCAAACGCCCTTATAAAGAGCCTTGGTCGATTGAAGATACGACCAATTACATTCTCAATGAATCCAACAAACAATTTGATCCAGAGTTAGTAAAAGCATTTCAAATTGCGTTACCGAAAATTATTGCGATTCGTGCGGGGTTGCTTGATCCGTAA
- the acs gene encoding acetate--CoA ligase — translation MSEVHVYPVPDSFKNSSSIDLEGYQAMYDQSVNDPDTFWAEQANQFLTWQAPWSQVTKSDLNKGEVAWFIDGKLNVSLNCIDRHLPARADQVAIIWEGDDPDEDQFISYQELHDQVCRLANALRARGVKKGDRVCIYMPMIPEATYAMLACARVGAVHSVVFGGFSPEALKDRILDADCQVVITADEGLRGGKRVPLKANADTALANCPNVHTCIVVRRTAGSISWDGARDFWYHDLIAKQAATCEPEVMDAEDPLFILYTSGSTGKPKGVLHTTGGYLLQAAMTHKYVFDYQEGETYWCTADVGWVTGHSYIVYGPLTNGATTLVFEGIPTYPDASRFWQVIDKHQVNIFYTAPTAIRALMGAGDDWVKKTARTSLRVLGTVGEPINPEAWEWYYRVIGDSRCPIVDTWWQTETGAHMLTPLPGAIALKPGSATLPFFGVQPALLDAEGKEVQGAGEGNLVIKAAWPSQIRSVYGDHQRCIDTYYSTYPGYYFTGDGARRDEDGYYWITGRVDDVLNVSGHRMGTAEVESALVLHEKVAEAAVVGYPHDIKGQGIYAYVTLMSGEEPSDELKKELLALVVKEIGAIARPDIIQWAPGLPKTRSGKIMRRILRKIAANEIDSLGDTSTLADPSVVTQLIENRANK, via the coding sequence ATGTCAGAAGTGCACGTGTATCCCGTTCCCGACAGTTTTAAGAACTCTTCCTCCATTGATTTGGAGGGCTACCAAGCGATGTACGATCAATCGGTAAATGATCCTGATACCTTTTGGGCGGAGCAGGCAAACCAGTTTTTGACATGGCAGGCGCCTTGGTCACAAGTCACTAAAAGTGATTTGAACAAAGGCGAAGTAGCCTGGTTTATTGATGGCAAGTTGAACGTAAGCCTTAACTGTATTGATCGCCATTTGCCTGCGCGTGCCGACCAAGTTGCAATCATTTGGGAAGGTGATGACCCGGATGAAGATCAATTTATTTCCTATCAAGAATTGCATGACCAAGTTTGCCGGCTTGCCAACGCTTTGCGCGCGCGCGGCGTGAAAAAGGGCGACCGCGTTTGCATCTATATGCCAATGATTCCCGAAGCGACCTACGCTATGTTGGCCTGTGCCCGCGTGGGTGCCGTGCATTCAGTGGTGTTTGGTGGCTTCTCACCAGAAGCCTTGAAAGACCGCATTTTGGATGCGGATTGTCAGGTGGTAATCACTGCCGATGAAGGCCTGCGCGGTGGCAAACGTGTTCCCTTAAAGGCGAATGCAGATACGGCTTTGGCAAATTGCCCGAATGTTCATACCTGCATAGTTGTGCGCCGCACTGCCGGTTCCATCAGTTGGGACGGTGCCCGCGATTTCTGGTATCACGACTTAATCGCCAAACAAGCGGCCACCTGCGAACCAGAAGTAATGGATGCGGAAGACCCGCTGTTTATCCTTTACACATCAGGTTCAACCGGTAAGCCAAAAGGTGTGTTGCACACCACCGGTGGCTATTTGTTGCAGGCGGCCATGACTCACAAATACGTGTTCGATTATCAGGAAGGCGAAACTTACTGGTGTACGGCAGATGTGGGTTGGGTGACTGGCCACAGCTATATTGTTTACGGCCCTCTCACTAACGGCGCGACGACCTTAGTCTTTGAAGGTATCCCAACTTATCCAGATGCCTCGCGCTTTTGGCAAGTAATCGATAAGCATCAAGTAAACATTTTCTACACAGCCCCAACCGCCATTCGCGCGCTTATGGGCGCGGGCGATGATTGGGTGAAAAAGACTGCGCGTACCAGTTTGCGTGTGCTTGGCACCGTGGGCGAACCAATCAATCCTGAAGCTTGGGAGTGGTATTACCGCGTGATTGGCGATAGCCGTTGCCCGATTGTGGATACGTGGTGGCAAACTGAAACCGGTGCGCACATGCTCACTCCATTACCGGGTGCAATCGCGCTTAAACCAGGTTCTGCAACGCTTCCATTCTTTGGCGTGCAACCCGCGTTGCTGGATGCCGAAGGCAAAGAAGTACAAGGTGCAGGTGAAGGTAATTTGGTGATTAAAGCTGCATGGCCAAGCCAAATTCGCAGCGTTTATGGCGATCACCAACGTTGTATCGATACCTACTACAGCACTTACCCCGGTTACTACTTCACCGGCGACGGCGCACGTCGCGATGAAGATGGTTACTACTGGATTACCGGTCGCGTGGACGACGTACTCAACGTATCCGGCCACCGTATGGGTACTGCAGAAGTTGAATCTGCGTTGGTGTTACACGAAAAAGTAGCTGAAGCTGCAGTGGTGGGTTACCCGCACGATATTAAAGGCCAAGGCATTTACGCTTATGTGACTTTGATGAGCGGCGAAGAGCCCAGCGATGAATTGAAAAAAGAATTGCTGGCGTTAGTCGTAAAAGAAATCGGCGCAATTGCACGCCCGGATATTATTCAGTGGGCACCGGGTTTACCAAAAACTCGCTCCGGTAAAATCATGCGTCGTATTCTGCGTAAAATTGCCGCAAATGAAATTGATAGTTTGGGTGATACCTCAACGCTTGCAGACCCTTCTGTTGTGACGCAGTTAATTGAGAATCGGGCGAATAAATAA
- a CDS encoding class I SAM-dependent methyltransferase, with protein sequence MYDAISSVMQKQFCTAHNLDNAKPSSQAVAVWRAAHQILEQPLIFNDPLALKILGAAKSDVVDKLESHKDPLSSAMRVAIAVRSQFAEDEREAALEFGVNQYVILGAGLDTYAYRSKKPHEKVFEVDLPDTQAMKVSRLKQQEINPTCSVHYVACDFEENALEKSLLAAGFDKNQKAFFSCLGVVTYLDLSAFEQTLRFITSCAPGSILTFDYIVDPNNLSEIERIVLDVLSAQLAAGGEPLKCFFDPQLLAKKLSDLGFSHIEDISPDYLNNRYLAARNDGLRVGNVTRMFIAIV encoded by the coding sequence ATGTACGATGCCATCTCCAGTGTTATGCAAAAGCAATTCTGTACGGCGCACAATCTTGATAATGCCAAGCCTAGCAGCCAGGCAGTTGCAGTTTGGCGAGCAGCTCATCAAATACTTGAACAACCCCTTATTTTTAATGATCCCCTCGCGCTAAAAATCCTTGGTGCCGCAAAATCAGATGTGGTCGATAAACTTGAGTCGCACAAAGACCCGCTCAGTTCAGCCATGCGGGTTGCCATTGCTGTACGCAGCCAGTTTGCGGAAGATGAACGTGAGGCAGCACTAGAGTTTGGCGTGAATCAATATGTAATTCTGGGCGCGGGGCTGGACACTTACGCATACCGCAGTAAAAAACCGCATGAAAAAGTATTTGAAGTGGATTTGCCCGACACCCAAGCAATGAAAGTTTCACGGCTTAAGCAACAGGAAATTAATCCCACATGTTCTGTACATTATGTGGCTTGTGATTTTGAGGAAAATGCCTTGGAAAAAAGTTTGCTTGCAGCAGGTTTTGACAAAAATCAAAAAGCATTTTTTTCGTGTTTAGGTGTAGTGACTTATTTGGATTTAAGTGCGTTTGAACAAACGCTTCGGTTTATCACTAGCTGCGCTCCCGGTTCAATATTAACTTTTGACTATATTGTTGACCCCAATAACTTGAGCGAAATAGAACGAATAGTGCTCGATGTATTATCGGCGCAATTAGCTGCGGGCGGTGAACCGCTGAAATGTTTTTTTGATCCGCAGCTGCTCGCTAAAAAATTGAGTGATTTAGGATTTTCGCATATTGAAGACATAAGTCCTGATTACCTTAATAATCGTTATCTCGCAGCGCGCAACGATGGTTTGCGAGTGGGAAATGTCACACGCATGTTTATCGCAATCGTATAG